GCTCCTGCCGCACGTGCCCTCGCCGAGGCGGGCTATCTGGTCGTCATACCTGCCATGCCGTTGAATCTCGCCGTGTTCGCGCCCAGCACCGCCAAAGCTGTCATCGCCGCGCACCCGGAAATCGACGCGTGGGTGATCGGCGGGCACTCGCTGGGCGGCGCCATGGCCGCCAACTTCGCACATGCCAACCCTGATGCGGTACAGGGCGTCGTGCTGTGGGCGTCATTCCCGCAGGCGAGCGATACGCTCGCTGGCAGCGGCCTCGTCGTCGCGTCGATTTACGGCACGTTGGACGGACTCGCGTCGGTCGATGACATCGACGCCAGCAGGCCGTACCTGCCTGACGGAACGGCATTTGTCGCCATCGACGGCGGCAACCACGCGCAGTTCGGCTACTACGGCCCGCAAGGTGGCGATCTCG
The sequence above is a segment of the Candidatus Flexicrinis affinis genome. Coding sequences within it:
- a CDS encoding alpha/beta hydrolase yields the protein MSRRILTRVGLILVIVLAIAVAGFVVWAGTPAGAVMEEALAALESSEAVSVSTEPWLTFTPAEPAGTGLVFYPGGRVLPEAYAPAARALAEAGYLVVIPAMPLNLAVFAPSTAKAVIAAHPEIDAWVIGGHSLGGAMAANFAHANPDAVQGVVLWASFPQASDTLAGSGLVVASIYGTLDGLASVDDIDASRPYLPDGTAFVAIDGGNHAQFGYYGPQGGDLEATISREEQQAQVVTATLAVLAQVSGTPE